The Candidatus Mycolicibacterium alkanivorans genome contains a region encoding:
- a CDS encoding DUF2631 domain-containing protein, giving the protein MPSTEVERYNDVDPADVPSAAWGWSKIKYRAWYAVGLFIVGFLLLMLRGNHVGHVEDWTLGAFALLVLGVIIRDWWGRRRGWLR; this is encoded by the coding sequence ATGCCCAGCACCGAGGTGGAGCGCTACAACGACGTCGACCCCGCCGACGTGCCGTCGGCCGCCTGGGGATGGAGCAAGATCAAATACCGCGCGTGGTACGCCGTCGGACTGTTCATCGTCGGTTTCCTGCTGCTCATGCTGCGCGGCAACCACGTGGGCCACGTCGAGGACTGGACGCTGGGCGCCTTCGCGCTCCTGGTTCTCGGTGTGATTATCCGCGACTGGTGGGGCCGCCGCCGCGGCTGGCTGCGGTAG
- the rlmN gene encoding 23S rRNA (adenine(2503)-C(2))-methyltransferase RlmN — protein MKQELVFEAPRRALPPRHFADLDAEGRAAAVTELGLPAFRAKQLAQQYYGRLLADPQLMTDLPAAVRDTVAEALFPKLLTVAREIECDSGETRKTLWRAHDGTTFESVLMRYPNRNTVCISSQAGCGMACPFCATGQAGLTRNLSTAEILEQVRAAAVTLRDEFGGSGGARLSNVVFMGMGEPLANYARVVAAVRRITTAPPDGFGISARSVTVSTVGLAPAIRKLADEHLGVTLALSLHTPDDELRDTLVPVNNRWKVGEALEAARYYADQTGRRVSVEYALIRDVNDQPWRADLLGKMLHWALGPLAHVNLIPLNPTPGSQWDASPKAAEREFVRRVRAAGVSCTVRDTRGREIAAACGQLAATGG, from the coding sequence ATGAAACAAGAGCTGGTCTTCGAGGCTCCGCGCCGCGCGCTGCCGCCGCGGCACTTCGCCGACCTCGACGCCGAAGGCCGCGCCGCCGCCGTCACCGAGTTGGGGCTGCCGGCTTTTCGGGCCAAGCAGCTCGCCCAGCAGTACTACGGCCGACTGCTGGCCGACCCGCAGCTGATGACCGATCTGCCTGCCGCGGTGCGCGACACGGTGGCAGAGGCGCTCTTCCCGAAGCTGCTGACGGTGGCGCGGGAGATCGAGTGCGACTCAGGTGAGACGCGAAAGACGTTGTGGCGGGCGCATGATGGCACGACCTTCGAGTCGGTGCTGATGCGCTACCCCAACCGCAACACGGTCTGCATCTCCTCGCAGGCCGGCTGCGGAATGGCCTGCCCGTTCTGCGCGACCGGCCAGGCCGGGCTGACACGAAACCTGTCCACCGCCGAGATCCTCGAGCAGGTGCGGGCCGCGGCGGTGACGCTGCGCGACGAGTTCGGCGGATCGGGTGGCGCACGCCTATCAAACGTTGTGTTCATGGGCATGGGGGAGCCGCTGGCCAACTACGCACGCGTCGTGGCCGCCGTCCGCCGGATCACCACCGCACCGCCGGACGGGTTCGGGATCTCCGCCCGGTCGGTGACCGTGTCGACGGTCGGACTGGCCCCCGCCATCCGCAAGCTGGCCGACGAGCATCTCGGCGTCACGCTCGCACTGTCGCTGCACACCCCCGACGACGAATTGCGCGACACCCTGGTGCCGGTGAACAACCGCTGGAAGGTCGGCGAGGCGCTGGAGGCCGCCCGCTACTACGCCGACCAGACCGGCCGGCGGGTGTCCGTCGAATATGCCCTGATCCGCGACGTGAACGATCAGCCGTGGCGGGCCGATCTGTTGGGTAAGATGCTGCACTGGGCGCTGGGGCCGCTGGCCCACGTCAACCTGATCCCGCTCAACCCGACACCGGGCAGCCAGTGGGACGCCAGCCCCAAGGCGGCAGAGCGCGAGTTCGTGCGGCGGGTGCGCGCCGCCGGCGTGTCGTGCACGGTGCGGGACACCCGCGGCCGCGAGATTGCCGCAGCGTGCGGACAGTTGGCGGCTACCGGGGGCTGA
- a CDS encoding phosphatidate cytidylyltransferase, which produces MTAQQPSPVADTESGAPGSAAPEKKTSRAGRNLPAAIAVGVVLGAMAIGSLLFAPRWWFPLLATAIAIATYEVVSRLREHGYAMPVVPLLVGGQAMIWLAWPWGVAGTLGAYGGTIVVAMVWRLVGHGLREQPVNYLRDIAATVLLATWVPLFASFTALLVFQDNGGARAFTVISTVVFADIGGYTAGVLFGKHLLAPAISPKKSWEGLGGSLLFGITAAVLSVTFLLHKPAWVGLPLGLFLVITGVLGDLVESQVKRDLGIKDMGTLLPGHGGIMDRIDAMLPSAVTGWIVLTLLA; this is translated from the coding sequence ATGACCGCCCAGCAACCGTCGCCCGTGGCCGACACAGAATCCGGCGCTCCCGGTTCCGCGGCACCGGAGAAGAAGACGTCCCGAGCCGGGCGCAATCTGCCCGCCGCGATCGCGGTCGGCGTCGTGCTCGGCGCCATGGCGATCGGCAGCCTGCTGTTCGCGCCGAGATGGTGGTTCCCGCTGCTGGCCACCGCCATCGCGATCGCCACCTATGAGGTCGTCTCCCGGCTGCGCGAACACGGTTACGCGATGCCCGTCGTGCCGCTGCTGGTCGGCGGTCAGGCGATGATCTGGCTGGCCTGGCCGTGGGGGGTCGCGGGAACGCTGGGCGCCTACGGCGGCACGATCGTGGTCGCCATGGTGTGGCGCCTCGTCGGCCATGGGCTGCGTGAGCAGCCGGTCAACTACCTGCGCGATATCGCCGCGACGGTCCTGCTGGCCACGTGGGTGCCGTTGTTCGCTAGTTTCACCGCGCTGCTGGTCTTCCAGGACAACGGTGGCGCCCGGGCGTTCACCGTGATCTCCACCGTGGTCTTCGCCGATATCGGCGGCTACACCGCCGGCGTGTTGTTCGGCAAGCATCTTCTGGCCCCGGCGATCAGCCCCAAGAAATCCTGGGAGGGGCTGGGCGGCTCCCTGCTGTTCGGTATCACCGCTGCCGTGCTGTCGGTGACGTTCCTGCTGCACAAACCCGCCTGGGTCGGCTTGCCGCTCGGGTTGTTCCTGGTGATCACCGGCGTACTCGGCGACCTGGTCGAGTCTCAGGTCAAACGCGACCTCGGCATCAAGGACATGGGAACGCTCCTGCCGGGCCACGGCGGAATCATGGATCGCATCGACGCGATGCTGCCGTCCGCGGTCACCGGCTGGATCGTGCTGACGCTGCTGGCCTGA
- the frr gene encoding ribosome recycling factor yields MIEEALFDAEEKMEKAVAVARDDLSSIRTGRANPGMFARVSVDYYGSMTPITQLSSINVPEARMVVIKPYEASQLKAIVDAIRNSDLGVNPTNDGNIIRVSIPQLTEERRRDLVKQAKAKGEDAKVSLRNVRRRAMEELHRIRKDGEAGEDEVGRAEKELDKATATFVNQIEELVKHKEGELLEV; encoded by the coding sequence ATGATTGAAGAGGCTCTCTTCGACGCCGAAGAGAAGATGGAGAAGGCTGTGGCGGTCGCGCGCGACGACTTGTCATCCATCCGAACCGGACGGGCCAATCCCGGAATGTTCGCGCGGGTCTCCGTGGACTACTACGGCTCGATGACCCCGATCACCCAGTTGTCGAGCATCAACGTGCCCGAAGCCCGGATGGTCGTCATCAAGCCCTACGAGGCATCTCAGCTCAAGGCGATCGTGGACGCCATCCGCAACTCCGACCTCGGCGTGAACCCCACCAACGACGGCAACATCATCCGGGTGTCGATCCCTCAGCTGACCGAGGAGCGTCGCCGGGATCTGGTCAAGCAGGCCAAGGCCAAGGGTGAGGACGCCAAGGTTTCGCTGCGCAACGTCCGCCGGCGCGCCATGGAGGAGTTGCACCGCATCCGCAAGGACGGCGAGGCCGGCGAGGACGAGGTCGGCCGCGCGGAGAAAGAACTCGACAAGGCCACGGCGACCTTCGTGAATCAGATAGAAGAGCTGGTCAAGCACAAGGAAGGCGAGCTGCTGGAGGTCTGA